In Lineus longissimus chromosome 9, tnLinLong1.2, whole genome shotgun sequence, one genomic interval encodes:
- the LOC135493090 gene encoding arfaptin-2-like isoform X7, whose translation MTDVSRPVPAANGANDDDDTFEQDLKDMLKDGPILDNNSSGIQDGNPHETESARIPTNLPKSTIPRSYTVPPATTNVPLTSPQRNGEGNRPKKPDFSGFNASKLEGIKNWSMNTYKCTRQLISERLGKASRTVDLELESQIEVLRDTQRKYANILRLARALTSHFYHVVQTQRLLGDAFSDLAQKSPELQEEFCYNADTQRSLCKNGETLLGAMNFFTSGVNTLCNKTMEDTLTTIKSYETARIEYDAYRADLEALQLGPKDPTTQARAAEANVQFQKHKEKFDRLRGDVSIKLKFLEENKVKVMHKQLLLFHNAIAAYFSGNEAELEAVMKRFSIKLQPPNASTPSWLEQHE comes from the exons ATGACAGACGTATCGAGACCAGTCCCCGCTGCCAACGGCGcgaatgatgatgacgatacaTTTGAGCAAGACCTCAAAGACATGTTGAAAGACGGTCCGATCCTCGACAATAATAGCTCTGGCATCCAGGATGGTAACCCGCATGAAACAGAATCTGCACGGATACCGACCAACTTGCCGAAGTCTACGATACCGAGGTCCTACACTGTGCCACCTG CCACGACGAATGTTCCATTGACGAGTCCTCAGCGAAACGGAGAAGGCAATCGACCAAAGAAACCTGACTTCTCAGGATTCAACGCCTCAAAACTGGAAGGTATCAAGAATTGGAGTATGAACACGTACAAGTGTACGCGGCAATTAATATCGGAAAGATTAGGGAAAGCTTCAAGGACTGTGGATCTCGAGCTCGAGTCGCAGATCGAAGTCTTACGAGACACGCAGCGCAAGTACGCCAACATCTTGCGCCTCGCTCGAGCTTTAACTAGTCATTTTTATCACGTGGTTCAGACGCAGCGGCTGTTGGGCGACGCGTTCTCAGATTTGGCGCAGAAGTCACCGGAGCTGCAGGAGGAGTTCTGTTACAATGCCGACACGCAGCGATCGTTATGTAAAAATGGAGAAACTTTATTAG GGGCAATGAATTTCTTTACGTCTGGTGTCAACACATTATGTAACAAGACCATGGAGGATACATTGACAACGATCAAATCGTATGAAACAGCGAG AATTGAGTATGATGCTTACCGCGCTGACCTGGAAGCCCTCCAGCTGGGACCAAAGGATCCAACGACCCAAGCAAGGGCCGCCGAGGCAAATGTCCAATTCCAGAAACACAAGGAGAAGTTTGATCGTCTCCGTGGCGACGTTTCCATCAAATTGAAATTCCTGGAAGAAAACAAG GTGAAGGTCATGCATAAACAGCTGCTGTTGTTCCACAATGCCATCGCTGCGTACTTCTCCGGCAACGAGGCCGAGCTGGAGGCAGTCATGAAGCGATTCAGCATCAAGTTGCAGCCTCCAAATGCGTCCACACCCTCTTGGTTGGAACAACACGAGTAG
- the LOC135493090 gene encoding arfaptin-2-like isoform X2 — protein MTDVSRPVPAANGANDDDDTFEQDLKDMLKDGPILDNNSSGIQDGNPHETESARIPTNLPKSTIPRSYTVPPGTIWSRSTDNWTAKGQQQATTNVPLTSPQRNGEGNRPKKPDFSGFNASKLEGIKNWSMNTYKCTRQLISERLGKASRTVDLELESQIEVLRDTQRKYANILRLARALTSHFYHVVQTQRLLGDAFSDLAQKSPELQEEFCYNADTQRSLCKNGETLLGAMNFFTSGVNTLCNKTMEDTLTTIKSYETARIEYDAYRADLEALQLGPKDPTTQARAAEANVQFQKHKEKFDRLRGDVSIKLKFLEENKVKVMHKQLLLFHNAIAAYFSGNEAELEAVMKRFSIKLQPPNASTPSWLEQHE, from the exons ATGACAGACGTATCGAGACCAGTCCCCGCTGCCAACGGCGcgaatgatgatgacgatacaTTTGAGCAAGACCTCAAAGACATGTTGAAAGACGGTCCGATCCTCGACAATAATAGCTCTGGCATCCAGGATGGTAACCCGCATGAAACAGAATCTGCACGGATACCGACCAACTTGCCGAAGTCTACGATACCGAGGTCCTACACTGTGCCACCTG GCACAATTTGGTCAAGATCGACTG ATAATTGGACAGCAAAAGGTCAACAACAAG CCACGACGAATGTTCCATTGACGAGTCCTCAGCGAAACGGAGAAGGCAATCGACCAAAGAAACCTGACTTCTCAGGATTCAACGCCTCAAAACTGGAAGGTATCAAGAATTGGAGTATGAACACGTACAAGTGTACGCGGCAATTAATATCGGAAAGATTAGGGAAAGCTTCAAGGACTGTGGATCTCGAGCTCGAGTCGCAGATCGAAGTCTTACGAGACACGCAGCGCAAGTACGCCAACATCTTGCGCCTCGCTCGAGCTTTAACTAGTCATTTTTATCACGTGGTTCAGACGCAGCGGCTGTTGGGCGACGCGTTCTCAGATTTGGCGCAGAAGTCACCGGAGCTGCAGGAGGAGTTCTGTTACAATGCCGACACGCAGCGATCGTTATGTAAAAATGGAGAAACTTTATTAG GGGCAATGAATTTCTTTACGTCTGGTGTCAACACATTATGTAACAAGACCATGGAGGATACATTGACAACGATCAAATCGTATGAAACAGCGAG AATTGAGTATGATGCTTACCGCGCTGACCTGGAAGCCCTCCAGCTGGGACCAAAGGATCCAACGACCCAAGCAAGGGCCGCCGAGGCAAATGTCCAATTCCAGAAACACAAGGAGAAGTTTGATCGTCTCCGTGGCGACGTTTCCATCAAATTGAAATTCCTGGAAGAAAACAAG GTGAAGGTCATGCATAAACAGCTGCTGTTGTTCCACAATGCCATCGCTGCGTACTTCTCCGGCAACGAGGCCGAGCTGGAGGCAGTCATGAAGCGATTCAGCATCAAGTTGCAGCCTCCAAATGCGTCCACACCCTCTTGGTTGGAACAACACGAGTAG
- the LOC135493090 gene encoding arfaptin-2-like isoform X3 yields the protein MTDVSRPVPAANGANDDDDTFEQDLKDMLKDGPILDNNSSGIQDGNPHETESARIPTNLPKSTIPRSYTVPPALRALRNKIVSATTNVPLTSPQRNGEGNRPKKPDFSGFNASKLEGIKNWSMNTYKCTRQLISERLGKASRTVDLELESQIEVLRDTQRKYANILRLARALTSHFYHVVQTQRLLGDAFSDLAQKSPELQEEFCYNADTQRSLCKNGETLLGAMNFFTSGVNTLCNKTMEDTLTTIKSYETARIEYDAYRADLEALQLGPKDPTTQARAAEANVQFQKHKEKFDRLRGDVSIKLKFLEENKVKVMHKQLLLFHNAIAAYFSGNEAELEAVMKRFSIKLQPPNASTPSWLEQHE from the exons ATGACAGACGTATCGAGACCAGTCCCCGCTGCCAACGGCGcgaatgatgatgacgatacaTTTGAGCAAGACCTCAAAGACATGTTGAAAGACGGTCCGATCCTCGACAATAATAGCTCTGGCATCCAGGATGGTAACCCGCATGAAACAGAATCTGCACGGATACCGACCAACTTGCCGAAGTCTACGATACCGAGGTCCTACACTGTGCCACCTG CTTTGAGAGCGTTGAGAAATAAAATAGTCTCTG CCACGACGAATGTTCCATTGACGAGTCCTCAGCGAAACGGAGAAGGCAATCGACCAAAGAAACCTGACTTCTCAGGATTCAACGCCTCAAAACTGGAAGGTATCAAGAATTGGAGTATGAACACGTACAAGTGTACGCGGCAATTAATATCGGAAAGATTAGGGAAAGCTTCAAGGACTGTGGATCTCGAGCTCGAGTCGCAGATCGAAGTCTTACGAGACACGCAGCGCAAGTACGCCAACATCTTGCGCCTCGCTCGAGCTTTAACTAGTCATTTTTATCACGTGGTTCAGACGCAGCGGCTGTTGGGCGACGCGTTCTCAGATTTGGCGCAGAAGTCACCGGAGCTGCAGGAGGAGTTCTGTTACAATGCCGACACGCAGCGATCGTTATGTAAAAATGGAGAAACTTTATTAG GGGCAATGAATTTCTTTACGTCTGGTGTCAACACATTATGTAACAAGACCATGGAGGATACATTGACAACGATCAAATCGTATGAAACAGCGAG AATTGAGTATGATGCTTACCGCGCTGACCTGGAAGCCCTCCAGCTGGGACCAAAGGATCCAACGACCCAAGCAAGGGCCGCCGAGGCAAATGTCCAATTCCAGAAACACAAGGAGAAGTTTGATCGTCTCCGTGGCGACGTTTCCATCAAATTGAAATTCCTGGAAGAAAACAAG GTGAAGGTCATGCATAAACAGCTGCTGTTGTTCCACAATGCCATCGCTGCGTACTTCTCCGGCAACGAGGCCGAGCTGGAGGCAGTCATGAAGCGATTCAGCATCAAGTTGCAGCCTCCAAATGCGTCCACACCCTCTTGGTTGGAACAACACGAGTAG
- the LOC135493090 gene encoding arfaptin-2-like isoform X5, which yields MTDVSRPVPAANGANDDDDTFEQDLKDMLKDGPILDNNSSGIQDGNPHETESARIPTNLPKSTIPRSYTVPPGTIWSRSTATTNVPLTSPQRNGEGNRPKKPDFSGFNASKLEGIKNWSMNTYKCTRQLISERLGKASRTVDLELESQIEVLRDTQRKYANILRLARALTSHFYHVVQTQRLLGDAFSDLAQKSPELQEEFCYNADTQRSLCKNGETLLGAMNFFTSGVNTLCNKTMEDTLTTIKSYETARIEYDAYRADLEALQLGPKDPTTQARAAEANVQFQKHKEKFDRLRGDVSIKLKFLEENKVKVMHKQLLLFHNAIAAYFSGNEAELEAVMKRFSIKLQPPNASTPSWLEQHE from the exons ATGACAGACGTATCGAGACCAGTCCCCGCTGCCAACGGCGcgaatgatgatgacgatacaTTTGAGCAAGACCTCAAAGACATGTTGAAAGACGGTCCGATCCTCGACAATAATAGCTCTGGCATCCAGGATGGTAACCCGCATGAAACAGAATCTGCACGGATACCGACCAACTTGCCGAAGTCTACGATACCGAGGTCCTACACTGTGCCACCTG GCACAATTTGGTCAAGATCGACTG CCACGACGAATGTTCCATTGACGAGTCCTCAGCGAAACGGAGAAGGCAATCGACCAAAGAAACCTGACTTCTCAGGATTCAACGCCTCAAAACTGGAAGGTATCAAGAATTGGAGTATGAACACGTACAAGTGTACGCGGCAATTAATATCGGAAAGATTAGGGAAAGCTTCAAGGACTGTGGATCTCGAGCTCGAGTCGCAGATCGAAGTCTTACGAGACACGCAGCGCAAGTACGCCAACATCTTGCGCCTCGCTCGAGCTTTAACTAGTCATTTTTATCACGTGGTTCAGACGCAGCGGCTGTTGGGCGACGCGTTCTCAGATTTGGCGCAGAAGTCACCGGAGCTGCAGGAGGAGTTCTGTTACAATGCCGACACGCAGCGATCGTTATGTAAAAATGGAGAAACTTTATTAG GGGCAATGAATTTCTTTACGTCTGGTGTCAACACATTATGTAACAAGACCATGGAGGATACATTGACAACGATCAAATCGTATGAAACAGCGAG AATTGAGTATGATGCTTACCGCGCTGACCTGGAAGCCCTCCAGCTGGGACCAAAGGATCCAACGACCCAAGCAAGGGCCGCCGAGGCAAATGTCCAATTCCAGAAACACAAGGAGAAGTTTGATCGTCTCCGTGGCGACGTTTCCATCAAATTGAAATTCCTGGAAGAAAACAAG GTGAAGGTCATGCATAAACAGCTGCTGTTGTTCCACAATGCCATCGCTGCGTACTTCTCCGGCAACGAGGCCGAGCTGGAGGCAGTCATGAAGCGATTCAGCATCAAGTTGCAGCCTCCAAATGCGTCCACACCCTCTTGGTTGGAACAACACGAGTAG
- the LOC135493090 gene encoding arfaptin-2-like isoform X6 — protein sequence MTDVSRPVPAANGANDDDDTFEQDLKDMLKDGPILDNNSSGIQDGNPHETESARIPTNLPKSTIPRSYTVPPGTIWSRSTALRALRNKIVSATTNVPLTSPQRNGEGNRPKKPDFSGFNASKLEGIKNWSMNTYKCTRQLISERLGKASRTVDLELESQIEVLRDTQRKYANILRLARALTSHFYHVVQTQRLLGDAFSDLAQKSPELQEEFCYNADTQRSLCKNGETLLGAMNFFTSGVNTLCNKTMEDTLTTIKSYETARIEYDAYRADLEALQLGPKDPTTQARAAEANVQFQKHKEKFDRLRGDVSIKLKFLEENKVKVMHRQLVLFQKSMAAYFSGNEQELNETLAKLQLPNSN from the exons ATGACAGACGTATCGAGACCAGTCCCCGCTGCCAACGGCGcgaatgatgatgacgatacaTTTGAGCAAGACCTCAAAGACATGTTGAAAGACGGTCCGATCCTCGACAATAATAGCTCTGGCATCCAGGATGGTAACCCGCATGAAACAGAATCTGCACGGATACCGACCAACTTGCCGAAGTCTACGATACCGAGGTCCTACACTGTGCCACCTG GCACAATTTGGTCAAGATCGACTG CTTTGAGAGCGTTGAGAAATAAAATAGTCTCTG CCACGACGAATGTTCCATTGACGAGTCCTCAGCGAAACGGAGAAGGCAATCGACCAAAGAAACCTGACTTCTCAGGATTCAACGCCTCAAAACTGGAAGGTATCAAGAATTGGAGTATGAACACGTACAAGTGTACGCGGCAATTAATATCGGAAAGATTAGGGAAAGCTTCAAGGACTGTGGATCTCGAGCTCGAGTCGCAGATCGAAGTCTTACGAGACACGCAGCGCAAGTACGCCAACATCTTGCGCCTCGCTCGAGCTTTAACTAGTCATTTTTATCACGTGGTTCAGACGCAGCGGCTGTTGGGCGACGCGTTCTCAGATTTGGCGCAGAAGTCACCGGAGCTGCAGGAGGAGTTCTGTTACAATGCCGACACGCAGCGATCGTTATGTAAAAATGGAGAAACTTTATTAG GGGCAATGAATTTCTTTACGTCTGGTGTCAACACATTATGTAACAAGACCATGGAGGATACATTGACAACGATCAAATCGTATGAAACAGCGAG AATTGAGTATGATGCTTACCGCGCTGACCTGGAAGCCCTCCAGCTGGGACCAAAGGATCCAACGACCCAAGCAAGGGCCGCCGAGGCAAATGTCCAATTCCAGAAACACAAGGAGAAGTTTGATCGTCTCCGTGGCGACGTTTCCATCAAATTGAAATTCCTGGAAGAAAACAAG GTCAAAGTCATGCACAGGCAACTTGTCCTGTTCCAAAAATCGATGGCTGCATATTTTTCTGGAAATGAGCAAGAGTTAAATGAAACACTTGCCAAACTCCAGCTTCCAAACTCCAACTGA
- the LOC135493090 gene encoding arfaptin-2-like isoform X1, producing the protein MTDVSRPVPAANGANDDDDTFEQDLKDMLKDGPILDNNSSGIQDGNPHETESARIPTNLPKSTIPRSYTVPPGTIWSRSTALRALRNKIVSATTNVPLTSPQRNGEGNRPKKPDFSGFNASKLEGIKNWSMNTYKCTRQLISERLGKASRTVDLELESQIEVLRDTQRKYANILRLARALTSHFYHVVQTQRLLGDAFSDLAQKSPELQEEFCYNADTQRSLCKNGETLLGAMNFFTSGVNTLCNKTMEDTLTTIKSYETARIEYDAYRADLEALQLGPKDPTTQARAAEANVQFQKHKEKFDRLRGDVSIKLKFLEENKVKVMHKQLLLFHNAIAAYFSGNEAELEAVMKRFSIKLQPPNASTPSWLEQHE; encoded by the exons ATGACAGACGTATCGAGACCAGTCCCCGCTGCCAACGGCGcgaatgatgatgacgatacaTTTGAGCAAGACCTCAAAGACATGTTGAAAGACGGTCCGATCCTCGACAATAATAGCTCTGGCATCCAGGATGGTAACCCGCATGAAACAGAATCTGCACGGATACCGACCAACTTGCCGAAGTCTACGATACCGAGGTCCTACACTGTGCCACCTG GCACAATTTGGTCAAGATCGACTG CTTTGAGAGCGTTGAGAAATAAAATAGTCTCTG CCACGACGAATGTTCCATTGACGAGTCCTCAGCGAAACGGAGAAGGCAATCGACCAAAGAAACCTGACTTCTCAGGATTCAACGCCTCAAAACTGGAAGGTATCAAGAATTGGAGTATGAACACGTACAAGTGTACGCGGCAATTAATATCGGAAAGATTAGGGAAAGCTTCAAGGACTGTGGATCTCGAGCTCGAGTCGCAGATCGAAGTCTTACGAGACACGCAGCGCAAGTACGCCAACATCTTGCGCCTCGCTCGAGCTTTAACTAGTCATTTTTATCACGTGGTTCAGACGCAGCGGCTGTTGGGCGACGCGTTCTCAGATTTGGCGCAGAAGTCACCGGAGCTGCAGGAGGAGTTCTGTTACAATGCCGACACGCAGCGATCGTTATGTAAAAATGGAGAAACTTTATTAG GGGCAATGAATTTCTTTACGTCTGGTGTCAACACATTATGTAACAAGACCATGGAGGATACATTGACAACGATCAAATCGTATGAAACAGCGAG AATTGAGTATGATGCTTACCGCGCTGACCTGGAAGCCCTCCAGCTGGGACCAAAGGATCCAACGACCCAAGCAAGGGCCGCCGAGGCAAATGTCCAATTCCAGAAACACAAGGAGAAGTTTGATCGTCTCCGTGGCGACGTTTCCATCAAATTGAAATTCCTGGAAGAAAACAAG GTGAAGGTCATGCATAAACAGCTGCTGTTGTTCCACAATGCCATCGCTGCGTACTTCTCCGGCAACGAGGCCGAGCTGGAGGCAGTCATGAAGCGATTCAGCATCAAGTTGCAGCCTCCAAATGCGTCCACACCCTCTTGGTTGGAACAACACGAGTAG
- the LOC135493090 gene encoding arfaptin-2-like isoform X4, with the protein MTDVSRPVPAANGANDDDDTFEQDLKDMLKDGPILDNNSSGIQDGNPHETESARIPTNLPKSTIPRSYTVPPDNWTAKGQQQATTNVPLTSPQRNGEGNRPKKPDFSGFNASKLEGIKNWSMNTYKCTRQLISERLGKASRTVDLELESQIEVLRDTQRKYANILRLARALTSHFYHVVQTQRLLGDAFSDLAQKSPELQEEFCYNADTQRSLCKNGETLLGAMNFFTSGVNTLCNKTMEDTLTTIKSYETARIEYDAYRADLEALQLGPKDPTTQARAAEANVQFQKHKEKFDRLRGDVSIKLKFLEENKVKVMHKQLLLFHNAIAAYFSGNEAELEAVMKRFSIKLQPPNASTPSWLEQHE; encoded by the exons ATGACAGACGTATCGAGACCAGTCCCCGCTGCCAACGGCGcgaatgatgatgacgatacaTTTGAGCAAGACCTCAAAGACATGTTGAAAGACGGTCCGATCCTCGACAATAATAGCTCTGGCATCCAGGATGGTAACCCGCATGAAACAGAATCTGCACGGATACCGACCAACTTGCCGAAGTCTACGATACCGAGGTCCTACACTGTGCCACCTG ATAATTGGACAGCAAAAGGTCAACAACAAG CCACGACGAATGTTCCATTGACGAGTCCTCAGCGAAACGGAGAAGGCAATCGACCAAAGAAACCTGACTTCTCAGGATTCAACGCCTCAAAACTGGAAGGTATCAAGAATTGGAGTATGAACACGTACAAGTGTACGCGGCAATTAATATCGGAAAGATTAGGGAAAGCTTCAAGGACTGTGGATCTCGAGCTCGAGTCGCAGATCGAAGTCTTACGAGACACGCAGCGCAAGTACGCCAACATCTTGCGCCTCGCTCGAGCTTTAACTAGTCATTTTTATCACGTGGTTCAGACGCAGCGGCTGTTGGGCGACGCGTTCTCAGATTTGGCGCAGAAGTCACCGGAGCTGCAGGAGGAGTTCTGTTACAATGCCGACACGCAGCGATCGTTATGTAAAAATGGAGAAACTTTATTAG GGGCAATGAATTTCTTTACGTCTGGTGTCAACACATTATGTAACAAGACCATGGAGGATACATTGACAACGATCAAATCGTATGAAACAGCGAG AATTGAGTATGATGCTTACCGCGCTGACCTGGAAGCCCTCCAGCTGGGACCAAAGGATCCAACGACCCAAGCAAGGGCCGCCGAGGCAAATGTCCAATTCCAGAAACACAAGGAGAAGTTTGATCGTCTCCGTGGCGACGTTTCCATCAAATTGAAATTCCTGGAAGAAAACAAG GTGAAGGTCATGCATAAACAGCTGCTGTTGTTCCACAATGCCATCGCTGCGTACTTCTCCGGCAACGAGGCCGAGCTGGAGGCAGTCATGAAGCGATTCAGCATCAAGTTGCAGCCTCCAAATGCGTCCACACCCTCTTGGTTGGAACAACACGAGTAG